CGAAATCGACGGCAAAGTGCCGCTCATCGGATTCGCCGGCTCGCCGTGGACGCTCGCCGCCTACATGGTCGAAGGCAAAGGCACGAAGCAGTTCGCGGTCGCCAAGCGTATGCTGTACGAAAACCCCGAGATGGCGCACGCGCTGCTCGGCAAAATTGCCGACGCGGTCGGTGAGTACCTCGTGGCGCAGGTTGGCGCCGGCGCGCAGGTGGTGCAGCTGTTCGAATCATGGGCCGGCGCGCTTGGCCCCGAAGAGTTCCGCACGTTTGCGCTGCCCTATCTCGCCCGCTGCGCGCAGAAAGCCCGCGAGGCCGGTGTGCCGGTGATCGTGTTCGCGCCGGGCGCCGGATGGGCACTGGCAGAGATCGCCGCCGCCACAAACGCCGACGCGATCGGTGTGGACTGGCACACGTCGCCGATGGATGCGCGTCGTCAGCTGGATCCGTTTCGCGTGGCGATGCAGGGCAACCTCGATCCGTGCGCGCTGTATGGCCCGCCGGCCGAGATCCGCCGTCGCACGCATGCGATGATCCGGGCCTTCGGTCCGATCGGACACATCGCCAATCTCGGGCATGGCATTCTGCCGGATGTGTCCCCCGACCACGCACGCGCCTTCATCGATGCCGTGAAGGAGTGGAAATGGACCGAGGAGGAGATCGCCGCGGCGCAGCGTCAGACGGCAGCGTGGACGAACGAGCTGGCGGGAGCGCGATGAGCGCCGCGGTGTTTCC
This region of Gemmatimonas groenlandica genomic DNA includes:
- the hemE gene encoding uroporphyrinogen decarboxylase; translation: MSSTPAPSSPANDLLLRALRREAVERPPVWMMRQAGRYLPQYRAVRAKSDFLTMCRTPELAVEVTLQPLDLVGVDAAIIFSDILVIPEAMGMHLTLDEGIGPQFPSPLRSLKDLDQLHAVDPQEHLKYVLDALKLARREIDGKVPLIGFAGSPWTLAAYMVEGKGTKQFAVAKRMLYENPEMAHALLGKIADAVGEYLVAQVGAGAQVVQLFESWAGALGPEEFRTFALPYLARCAQKAREAGVPVIVFAPGAGWALAEIAAATNADAIGVDWHTSPMDARRQLDPFRVAMQGNLDPCALYGPPAEIRRRTHAMIRAFGPIGHIANLGHGILPDVSPDHARAFIDAVKEWKWTEEEIAAAQRQTAAWTNELAGAR